A single region of the Asterias amurensis chromosome 19, ASM3211899v1 genome encodes:
- the LOC139951501 gene encoding uncharacterized protein, with protein MQLVMQVLGSLMLLFAVGISADSSPKPSIVPVVTKYSTTEVSTAHQDETMSLIGLLCKQSKGMAVIVTVMLINNPDWDATYGVFRYYVVDEPGKTASSALCTNLKSDGTAGPICLIESWPSTNDIYIKGTAGGVEAISFTLDAEMFPSSSAEAALIRSQATRPKHYNPKYFQHPKFPMTERDPVYLTEIVTIASVQSIVYKGKALLNFTFCPTPKTGSRYEVRGTVTGIDGQSSYTQYLCTSLPCVVDGANVIAHNGRQVPANTVTTSSGQWQNLYALIVCWGGVYDPVKDNYYGSFLFNAYQLMST; from the exons ATGCAGTTAGTAATGCAAGTACTTGGCAGTCTGATGTTGCTTTTTGCAGTCG GTATTTCCGCAGATAGTTCACCCAAACCAAGCATTGTGCCCGTTGTAACGAAGTACAGCACAACGGAGGTGTCGACAGCCCACCAGGATGAGACGATGTCTCTCATTGGTTTGTTGTGCAAACAGTCTAAGGGCATGGCGGTGATTGTGACCGTAATGCTGATTAACAATCCTGACTGGGATGCTACGTACGGTGTCTTTAGATACTACGTCGTCGACGAACCTGGAAAG ACAGCTTCCAGTGCTTTGTGCACAAATCTCAAATCCGACGGTACCGCAGGACCCATCTGTTTAATTGAGTCGTGGCCCAGCACCAATGATATCTACATAAAGGGCACAGCTGGGGGCGTAGAGGCCATCTCCTTTACACTAGATGCTGAAATGTTTCCTTCG AGCAGTGCCGAGGCCGCCCTCATCCGATCACAGGCGACCAGGCCCAAGCACTATAACCCAAAGTATTTCCAGCACCCCAAGTTCCCTATGACCGAACGTGACCCTGTGTACCTCACTGAGATAGTAACCATTGCTTCCGTGCAGTCTATCGTATACAAGGGGAAAGCTCTCTTAAACTTCACCTTTTGCCCAACACCCAAGACTGGGTCACGCTACGAGGTTCGAGGAACAGTAACTGGCATAGATGGCCAGAGTTCCTATACGCAGTACCTGTGCACAAGTCTCCCATGTGTG GTTGATGGAGCAAACGTCATCGCACACAACGGTCGCCAGGTACCTGCAAATACCGTGACAACATCCTCTGGTCAATGGCAAAATCTGTACGCCCTCATCGTCTGCTGGGGCGGAGTCTACGACCCAGTGAAGGACAACTACTACGGTAGTTTCCTCTTCAATGCTTATCAGTTGATGAGTACCTAG